One Cohnella candidum genomic region harbors:
- a CDS encoding family 16 glycoside hydrolase: MKKTLTLFITILLGLGFATSVFAEGGPASIGSAITVNNMPTFTDAGTDARGFSPGTFGSEYGRMLKLTNGNWLAVYTIYDNNGYTKTASGGTKLQVARSTDNARTWTVIATLADPGRDMDNGQMFQLPNGDILLACRSVRWQESYRLDVYKSTNLGANWTYLSTIDQNNGAPGSLGNPDRGVYEPHLGVLGDGRLAVFYANEKNALESPAYSQIISEKISTDNGATWGSEIFAVWNPANSASRPGMPVWTKMNNGKYILTSEVCGTNGCNIYYKISNDGFTWASGIGTQVPNQSGAPYVISLSDGRLALTSNTNQLSFSNDYGATWYLNDTALWPGSFPDYYWSSLYQTGPGEIAGMTSAPRSVGGHNVQMKFASLATSYFNDFAAGNDNGWTRYGGTWSATGGAYTVTSANADKSIVTPYVSLVNYSVEADVKLNNAGQGSLIFDVTGPSVNVDGFVGYGAGIDSNGTVWLGRFNNGFTSLASVPMTIATGTTYHLKVAKNNGRMQVYVNGVLKIDFTDTTYKRGTIGVRGGFGNSATFDNVTVTPFTYSNDFASNEDGGWTHYGGTWSVASGEYTVASDAAISKSVLNTPVTGTNYTIEGSIRVNNSGQGSLIWNVSSPGVGTDSFKGYGAGIDMNGTVWLGKFNNNYTQLGSAAASLPANTWHQIKIVITGFRIQVYVNNVLRIDVTDSSFNNGSFGVRGGFGNNVSFDNLKVY; this comes from the coding sequence ATGAAAAAGACGCTCACTCTTTTCATCACGATCCTGCTTGGTTTGGGTTTCGCGACGTCGGTTTTCGCCGAGGGCGGTCCCGCTTCGATCGGAAGCGCGATCACCGTCAACAACATGCCTACCTTCACCGACGCCGGCACCGACGCCCGCGGCTTTTCCCCGGGTACGTTCGGTTCGGAGTACGGCCGGATGCTGAAATTGACCAACGGCAACTGGCTGGCCGTCTACACGATCTACGATAACAACGGATACACGAAAACGGCGAGCGGCGGAACCAAGCTGCAGGTCGCCCGGAGCACGGACAACGCAAGGACGTGGACCGTCATCGCCACGCTGGCGGATCCCGGCAGGGACATGGATAACGGGCAGATGTTCCAGCTTCCGAACGGGGACATCCTGCTCGCCTGCCGCTCCGTCCGGTGGCAGGAGTCGTATCGGCTGGACGTCTACAAAAGCACCAATCTGGGCGCGAACTGGACGTATCTGAGCACGATCGACCAGAACAATGGCGCGCCCGGCAGTTTGGGCAACCCGGACCGCGGCGTCTACGAGCCGCATCTGGGAGTTCTGGGCGACGGACGTCTTGCCGTGTTCTACGCGAACGAGAAGAATGCCTTGGAAAGCCCGGCGTACAGCCAGATCATTTCGGAGAAGATTTCGACCGATAACGGGGCGACTTGGGGCTCCGAGATTTTCGCGGTATGGAATCCCGCCAATTCGGCCTCCCGTCCGGGCATGCCGGTCTGGACCAAAATGAACAACGGCAAGTACATCTTGACATCCGAGGTTTGCGGGACGAACGGCTGCAACATTTACTACAAGATTTCGAACGACGGCTTCACCTGGGCGAGCGGAATCGGCACGCAAGTGCCGAATCAGTCCGGCGCTCCCTACGTGATCTCGCTAAGCGACGGCCGATTGGCGCTGACGTCCAACACGAACCAGCTCTCGTTCAGCAACGATTACGGCGCGACCTGGTACCTCAACGATACGGCGCTGTGGCCCGGCAGCTTCCCGGATTACTATTGGAGCAGCTTGTACCAGACGGGACCCGGAGAGATCGCGGGCATGACGTCGGCGCCCCGCTCCGTGGGCGGGCACAACGTGCAGATGAAGTTCGCTTCCCTCGCGACGTCTTACTTCAACGACTTCGCGGCCGGCAACGATAACGGCTGGACCCGATACGGAGGAACCTGGTCGGCAACGGGCGGCGCGTACACCGTAACGTCGGCGAATGCGGACAAATCGATCGTCACGCCTTATGTCTCGCTCGTGAATTACAGCGTGGAAGCGGACGTGAAGCTGAACAACGCCGGGCAGGGCAGCCTGATTTTCGACGTGACCGGGCCTTCGGTGAACGTGGACGGGTTCGTCGGCTACGGCGCCGGCATCGATTCGAACGGCACGGTGTGGCTCGGCCGATTCAACAACGGCTTCACCTCGCTCGCGAGCGTTCCGATGACGATCGCGACAGGCACGACCTATCATTTGAAGGTCGCGAAAAACAACGGCCGCATGCAGGTCTACGTCAACGGCGTCCTGAAAATCGACTTTACGGACACGACTTACAAGCGGGGGACGATCGGCGTGCGCGGCGGTTTCGGGAACAGCGCCACGTTCGACAACGTCACCGTAACGCCGTTCACTTACTCGAACGATTTCGCGAGCAACGAAGACGGCGGCTGGACGCATTACGGCGGCACCTGGAGCGTGGCTTCCGGGGAATATACCGTCGCTTCCGACGCGGCGATTTCCAAGTCGGTTCTGAACACCCCGGTTACCGGGACGAACTACACGATCGAAGGCAGCATCCGGGTCAACAACAGCGGGCAAGGCAGCCTGATCTGGAACGTCTCTAGTCCGGGCGTCGGCACTGACAGCTTCAAAGGGTACGGAGCCGGCATCGACATGAACGGTACGGTATGGCTGGGCAAATTCAACAACAATTACACCCAGCTGGGCAGCGCGGCGGCGTCCCTTCCCGCGAACACCTGGCATCAAATCAAAATCGTCATCACCGGCTTCCGCATCCAGGTGTACGTGAACAACGTACTGCGGATCGACGTGACGGATTCTTCCTTCAATAACGGTTCTTTCGGCGTCAGAGGCGGCTTCGGCAACAACGTGAGTTTCGACAACTTGAAGGTCTACTGA
- a CDS encoding glycoside hydrolase family 2 protein gives MALSMYRKDYPRPQFVRQDWLNLNGQWDFRFDDANEGEALQWFSNFQGDRKIEVPFVYETKASGIGEETFHPYVWYHRTFEIPAEQQGKRIVLHFQAVDYVAKVWVNGTYVGRHEGGYSAFSFDVTPYLLKDAANSVVVKVEDSDSVTQPRGKQRWRKENFGCWYVQTTGIWQTVWLEYVESSHVSSVKITPDLDANAVRFDYRVAGDAAGQPLRLTTKISMDGLPVKETSIGVDRSTTSATVELISETREWRVEQWSPQSPKLYEVEFVLTEGDRVVDRVQSYFGMRKVSIHKGKVLLNNQSIYQRLILDQGYWPDSHLTPPSEEAILKDIDAILAMGYNGVRKHQKIEDARFLYWCDVKGVLVWSEAAATYEFNDEAVDRFTREWLEIVQQQYNHPCIVTWVPFNESWGIGNVYADVKQQQFTEAIYHLTKSFDPYRPVVVNDGWEHTVSDILTLHDYEEAGEALFKRYTNKDAITNNEIAFNNWKYAFAQGYEYRGQPIIVSEFGGIAFQTDKGWGYGNQVDSDEAFIARFRSITQAIKDLDYVCGYCYTQVSDVQQEVNGLLTENREPKLPLDIIKAINLA, from the coding sequence ATGGCACTGAGCATGTACCGCAAAGATTATCCGAGACCCCAATTCGTACGCCAGGACTGGCTCAATCTGAACGGCCAATGGGACTTCCGTTTCGACGACGCGAATGAAGGCGAAGCCCTGCAGTGGTTTTCCAACTTCCAAGGGGACCGCAAAATCGAAGTTCCGTTCGTCTATGAAACCAAAGCCAGCGGCATCGGCGAAGAGACCTTCCACCCTTACGTCTGGTATCACCGCACGTTCGAAATTCCGGCTGAGCAGCAGGGCAAACGGATCGTACTCCATTTTCAAGCCGTGGACTATGTGGCGAAAGTGTGGGTGAACGGCACTTACGTCGGCCGGCACGAAGGCGGGTATTCCGCGTTTTCGTTCGACGTCACTCCTTACCTGCTGAAGGATGCGGCGAACAGCGTCGTCGTGAAGGTCGAGGACAGCGACAGCGTCACGCAGCCGCGGGGCAAACAGCGCTGGAGGAAAGAAAACTTCGGCTGCTGGTACGTGCAGACGACCGGGATTTGGCAGACGGTGTGGCTGGAATACGTGGAGAGCAGCCATGTCTCTTCCGTCAAAATTACGCCGGATCTAGACGCCAACGCCGTACGCTTTGATTACCGCGTGGCGGGCGACGCGGCGGGACAGCCGCTGCGCCTGACGACGAAAATTTCGATGGACGGCTTACCGGTCAAGGAAACGAGCATCGGCGTCGACCGTTCTACGACCTCGGCCACCGTCGAGCTGATCAGCGAGACGAGGGAATGGCGGGTAGAACAGTGGAGCCCGCAGAGCCCGAAATTGTATGAAGTAGAGTTCGTCCTGACCGAAGGGGACCGCGTCGTCGACCGCGTTCAATCGTACTTCGGCATGCGCAAAGTGTCGATCCACAAGGGCAAAGTGCTGCTGAACAACCAATCGATTTACCAGCGCCTTATCCTCGATCAAGGCTATTGGCCCGACAGCCATCTGACGCCGCCATCGGAGGAAGCCATTCTCAAGGACATCGACGCGATCCTGGCGATGGGATACAACGGCGTGCGCAAACACCAGAAAATCGAAGACGCGCGTTTCCTCTATTGGTGCGACGTGAAGGGCGTGCTGGTATGGTCCGAGGCGGCAGCGACGTACGAATTCAACGACGAAGCCGTCGACCGCTTCACCCGCGAATGGCTGGAGATCGTACAGCAGCAGTACAACCATCCTTGCATCGTGACTTGGGTGCCGTTTAACGAGTCGTGGGGCATCGGCAACGTGTACGCGGACGTCAAGCAGCAACAGTTCACGGAAGCGATCTACCATTTGACCAAATCTTTCGACCCGTACCGTCCTGTCGTCGTCAACGACGGCTGGGAGCATACGGTTTCGGATATCCTCACACTGCACGATTACGAAGAAGCCGGCGAAGCTTTATTCAAGCGCTACACGAACAAGGACGCGATCACGAACAACGAAATCGCGTTCAACAACTGGAAGTACGCGTTCGCGCAGGGTTACGAATACCGGGGACAGCCGATCATCGTCAGCGAATTCGGGGGCATCGCTTTCCAGACCGACAAGGGATGGGGCTACGGCAACCAGGTCGATTCGGACGAAGCGTTCATCGCGCGGTTCCGCAGCATTACGCAGGCGATCAAAGACCTCGATTATGTTTGCGGCTACTGCTACACGCAAGTGTCCGATGTCCAGCAGGAAGTGAACGGCCTTCTCACGGAAAACCGCGAGCCGAAGCTTCCGCTTGACATAATCAAAGCGATCAACCTCGCTTAA
- a CDS encoding methyl-accepting chemotaxis protein, giving the protein MWTRAGRFKGNPLKSVGMKLFLVFFVSITAFVAVLGTASYQTSKKMLQNKVTDASLQTIVQTGSKLDLFFAQLNSLAKQISGDSEIADALLAYDKSEAGSDSSLDAVDAVQRKTSLILSDGDLIYAWGIYETDGTEITGSSTRGAATDAEWLKKTAEADGDAAWFQTAKEGYLNKGGNSAFAVGMLLKSASEGAKPKVLGIEFKMAKLEALMNDVNLGAGSQKYVVSADDHMVYTVNPEQLADPSPVRTGGGSDAKTLDAAVAGTDSLVVVSPIQSTGWYAVGTLPKKELYKETKSILNMTLLMVAAAIAVALGTGYAVVRMIGTPLRSLAQMMKQGANGDLSIRAKMRRSDEIGELADNFNAMIGNLSELVNRAKSSADQVRVTSQDLSEASRRTALAAKEIAVATEEIASGATSLSMEAERGIEVVERIGSQMRNMRAASDEMGRNAADVRAAGEQGAEYMKDLLDKTQVTEDLTRSMAENVRLLKESASSIRKILEVLESMTKQTNILSLNAAIEASRAGAAGKGFMVVADEIRKLADQSRQSIDVVGQITDRIHGEIDAVVGSLAAAYPVFEAQTASVKRADEIFARVGERMDGFADRVALVLEAVRELEATQGILSDAMGSVTAVAQQSSATTEQVASLSSEQSGIGEGLVGLSGKLDRLSAELHDSLGKFVSAEGGDNEGGLAS; this is encoded by the coding sequence ATGTGGACCCGAGCAGGCAGGTTCAAAGGAAATCCGCTGAAATCCGTCGGCATGAAGCTGTTCCTCGTTTTCTTCGTCAGCATTACGGCCTTCGTCGCCGTGCTGGGAACAGCTTCGTACCAGACGTCCAAAAAAATGCTTCAAAACAAGGTGACGGACGCGTCCCTGCAGACGATCGTGCAGACCGGCTCCAAGCTGGACTTGTTTTTCGCCCAACTGAATAGCCTGGCCAAGCAAATTTCGGGGGACAGCGAAATCGCCGACGCTCTGCTCGCCTACGACAAGTCGGAAGCCGGCTCGGATTCTTCGCTGGATGCGGTAGACGCGGTGCAACGTAAAACGTCGCTCATTTTGTCGGACGGCGATCTGATCTATGCTTGGGGCATTTACGAGACCGACGGGACGGAAATCACCGGCTCCTCCACGAGGGGGGCGGCGACGGACGCCGAATGGTTGAAGAAAACGGCGGAAGCCGACGGGGATGCGGCGTGGTTTCAAACGGCCAAGGAAGGCTACCTGAACAAAGGCGGCAATTCGGCGTTCGCGGTCGGCATGCTGCTGAAAAGCGCCAGTGAAGGCGCGAAGCCGAAAGTGCTCGGCATCGAGTTCAAGATGGCGAAGCTCGAAGCGCTGATGAACGACGTGAATCTGGGAGCGGGCAGCCAAAAGTACGTCGTATCCGCGGACGACCATATGGTGTATACGGTGAATCCGGAACAGCTCGCGGACCCGTCGCCGGTCCGCACGGGAGGCGGCAGCGACGCGAAAACGTTGGATGCCGCCGTGGCAGGCACGGACAGCCTGGTCGTGGTCTCGCCCATCCAATCGACGGGTTGGTACGCCGTCGGAACGCTGCCCAAGAAGGAGCTTTACAAAGAAACGAAATCGATCCTGAACATGACCCTGCTCATGGTTGCAGCCGCGATCGCGGTTGCGCTCGGCACCGGGTATGCGGTTGTCCGGATGATCGGAACGCCGCTGCGCTCGCTGGCGCAAATGATGAAACAAGGAGCGAACGGCGACCTGTCCATCCGCGCGAAGATGCGGCGTTCGGACGAAATCGGTGAACTCGCCGACAACTTTAACGCGATGATCGGCAATCTGAGCGAGCTCGTGAACCGTGCGAAGTCCTCCGCCGACCAAGTTCGGGTCACGTCGCAGGACTTGTCCGAGGCGTCCCGGCGCACCGCGCTGGCCGCCAAGGAAATCGCCGTCGCGACGGAGGAAATCGCGAGCGGCGCCACGAGCTTATCGATGGAAGCCGAGCGCGGCATTGAAGTGGTGGAGCGGATCGGCAGCCAGATGCGGAACATGAGGGCGGCCAGCGACGAGATGGGCCGCAACGCGGCGGACGTCCGTGCGGCGGGCGAGCAGGGCGCCGAATACATGAAGGACCTGCTGGACAAGACGCAGGTTACGGAGGATTTGACCCGCTCTATGGCGGAGAATGTCCGCCTGCTGAAGGAAAGCGCGTCCTCCATCCGCAAAATCCTTGAAGTGCTGGAAAGCATGACGAAGCAGACGAACATCCTGTCGCTTAACGCCGCGATTGAAGCGTCAAGAGCAGGCGCCGCGGGCAAAGGCTTCATGGTCGTCGCGGACGAAATCCGCAAGCTGGCCGATCAATCGCGGCAATCGATCGACGTGGTCGGGCAGATTACCGACCGGATCCACGGCGAGATCGACGCGGTCGTCGGCAGCCTGGCTGCGGCCTATCCCGTCTTTGAAGCGCAGACGGCTTCGGTCAAACGCGCGGACGAAATTTTCGCGCGGGTCGGGGAACGCATGGACGGCTTCGCGGACCGGGTGGCTCTCGTGCTGGAGGCGGTTCGAGAACTCGAAGCCACACAGGGAATCCTGAGCGACGCGATGGGCAGCGTCACCGCCGTCGCCCAGCAATCTTCGGCCACGACGGAGCAGGTCGCTTCCCTGAGCTCGGAGCAGTCGGGCATCGGCGAAGGGTTGGTCGGCCTGTCCGGGAAATTGGACCGGTTGTCGGCGGAGCTTCACGACTCTCTCGGCAAATTCGTGTCCGCGGAAGGCGGCGACAATGAAGGGGGATTGGCTTCGTGA
- a CDS encoding family 43 glycosylhydrolase: MNNAAFRNPIKSKGADPWMYRHDDGNYYFMVTERDRLELYKSNSMSRIGRERPVTVWIPPQEGPGSRELWAPEIHHIQGKWYIYYTASDGSGDASRRIYVLENDSDDPMSGAWSLKGAVNTAIAGLDGTVLQHGGELYFMYAGYGHFPDYGSAIYAAKMANPWTLEGSEALLTKPEFEWEKQGGMAINEGPCFLVRNGKVFLIYSASTTWSDDYSLGMLTAEEGSDLLDPASWTKNDRPVFKKAPENGVFAPGHNSFTRSPDGTEDWIVYHAIPESNGGAQNRRTHMQRFGWAADGTPDFGSPWVPDVDYPVPSGEEAP; the protein is encoded by the coding sequence ATGAACAACGCTGCATTCCGCAATCCGATCAAGTCCAAAGGCGCGGATCCTTGGATGTACCGTCATGACGACGGAAACTACTATTTCATGGTGACGGAAAGAGATCGCCTGGAGCTGTACAAGTCCAACTCCATGAGCCGGATCGGACGGGAACGGCCGGTTACCGTCTGGATTCCGCCGCAGGAAGGCCCGGGGAGCCGGGAACTGTGGGCGCCGGAAATCCATCATATCCAGGGCAAGTGGTACATCTATTACACGGCAAGCGACGGGAGCGGGGACGCCTCCCGAAGGATATACGTATTGGAGAATGATAGCGACGATCCGATGTCCGGTGCTTGGAGCTTGAAAGGGGCAGTCAACACGGCCATCGCCGGCTTGGATGGCACGGTGCTGCAGCATGGCGGCGAATTGTATTTCATGTACGCCGGTTACGGGCATTTTCCCGATTACGGTTCGGCGATCTACGCCGCGAAGATGGCGAATCCGTGGACGTTGGAGGGTTCGGAAGCTTTGCTGACGAAGCCGGAGTTCGAGTGGGAGAAGCAAGGGGGCATGGCGATTAACGAAGGGCCCTGCTTCCTCGTCCGGAACGGGAAGGTTTTCCTCATCTATTCGGCCAGTACGACGTGGTCGGATGATTATTCGCTAGGCATGCTTACCGCGGAGGAGGGCAGCGACCTGTTGGATCCGGCGTCATGGACGAAGAATGATCGTCCGGTATTCAAGAAGGCGCCGGAGAACGGCGTGTTCGCGCCGGGGCACAACAGCTTCACCCGTTCTCCCGACGGCACCGAAGATTGGATCGTCTACCACGCGATCCCGGAATCGAACGGAGGCGCGCAAAACCGGCGGACGCATATGCAGAGATTCGGATGGGCGGCGGATGGAACGCCGGATTTCGGCAGTCCGTGGGTACCGGATGTCGATTATCCCGTGCCGTCTGGCGAGGAGGCGCCATGA
- a CDS encoding family 43 glycosylhydrolase, protein MSRKSGAGMLLLLAGLLAAGCTPQTEDAPKLPARTYTNPISLPDEWGEYGLGDPFVFSYNGYYYLYVSTRDTDAGVKVWRSADLADWKYEGLCTEDPLTTGAYAPEVRYWNGKFYMYTSPAGQGHYVLESGSPTGPFRVATGNFGRTIDGSTFVDDDGQWYFYYAGPNGIQAAPMSDPLTVAPEEDQTGAYMGGWTEGPTVFKRNGKYYMTYTGNHVFSAGYRVDAAVSDSPLQGFGGFEDNPVLLRSDGATVGLGHNSVVTGPDLDTQYMIYHNLEGHGVVGPLRHMNMDRIVWNGDGFRVWGPTSDAQPAPELPAFADRFERNDLGKDWKTAGDGSWSVNAKDGLSVDAAGKEGRSMLLAKTETPSAYTAEFHVRLDGGAGKAGAVFSYENDKNYGIAMLDAQSGQLTAEVREGGKVAVTGSAKLPGDLDISQLQTLRLEVSGKTVRIYVEGMHLLDLALKDAAGAGKIGYAAESAKARFGYVAFSGSVGGSGVRHAYAPLPGFVNAADDEAGEALKLGIAQAGEEGAVVKNFGACKKLSYLVSVPKSGTYNFHFRVAPGSDGVKFRLKDGDTEVIPAIEVPAGKTGEWVTVSAVGMKLEAGYQRLTLEVDKGSMDFAKMETAAYAPVTAVKDDFEDKNDFGWTRYEGGWSVKQGQLRASSLQPAKTVIGDYGWTDYSVEADLTVPEDGGQTGLLVRVANPANGMDQNQNRDDFLQGYFVYVDAKGIHLVKHDYDTVPLADAAFATPKPGEMVHLKVLAEGSRLTVYAGDGGKPVLEYEDKSGRAFLQGKAGLKSVGTASRFDKVRIEPAGGKP, encoded by the coding sequence ATGAGTAGAAAAAGCGGGGCCGGCATGCTGCTCCTCCTCGCCGGTCTCCTCGCGGCGGGCTGCACCCCGCAGACCGAGGATGCGCCGAAACTGCCGGCCCGCACCTACACCAACCCGATCTCCCTTCCGGATGAGTGGGGGGAATACGGGCTGGGTGATCCGTTCGTGTTTTCCTATAACGGCTACTATTATCTCTACGTCAGCACGAGGGACACCGACGCCGGCGTGAAAGTGTGGCGCTCGGCGGATTTGGCGGATTGGAAATACGAAGGGCTCTGCACGGAAGATCCGCTCACGACGGGGGCTTACGCCCCGGAAGTACGCTACTGGAACGGAAAGTTCTATATGTACACGTCTCCGGCGGGGCAAGGCCATTACGTGCTGGAAAGCGGCAGCCCGACCGGACCTTTCAGGGTCGCGACCGGCAACTTCGGGCGGACGATCGACGGTTCGACGTTCGTGGACGACGACGGGCAGTGGTACTTCTACTACGCTGGACCGAATGGCATACAAGCGGCCCCGATGAGCGATCCGCTGACGGTCGCTCCCGAAGAGGATCAGACCGGAGCTTACATGGGCGGATGGACGGAAGGGCCGACCGTATTCAAGCGGAACGGCAAGTATTACATGACGTATACCGGCAACCACGTCTTCAGCGCCGGATACAGGGTGGATGCCGCGGTCAGCGATTCTCCGCTGCAAGGCTTCGGAGGTTTCGAAGACAATCCGGTCCTGCTGCGTTCGGACGGAGCGACGGTCGGTTTGGGCCATAACTCCGTTGTGACCGGACCCGATCTGGATACCCAGTACATGATCTATCACAACCTTGAAGGCCATGGGGTCGTCGGACCGCTCCGGCATATGAACATGGACCGGATCGTCTGGAACGGGGACGGGTTTCGGGTTTGGGGTCCGACATCGGACGCTCAGCCGGCGCCCGAGCTGCCGGCTTTCGCCGATCGGTTCGAACGGAATGACCTCGGCAAGGATTGGAAGACGGCCGGAGATGGCAGTTGGAGCGTTAACGCGAAGGACGGACTAAGCGTGGACGCGGCGGGCAAGGAAGGCCGCTCGATGCTGCTTGCGAAGACGGAAACACCGTCGGCTTACACGGCGGAATTCCATGTTCGGCTGGACGGAGGAGCAGGGAAAGCCGGCGCCGTGTTCTCCTACGAGAACGACAAGAACTACGGCATCGCGATGCTCGATGCGCAATCCGGGCAATTGACCGCGGAAGTACGCGAAGGCGGTAAGGTCGCGGTGACCGGGTCGGCCAAGCTGCCGGGTGACCTCGACATCAGCCAGCTGCAGACGCTTCGCTTGGAAGTGAGCGGCAAGACGGTCCGCATCTACGTTGAGGGGATGCATCTGCTTGACCTGGCGCTCAAGGATGCCGCGGGCGCAGGGAAGATCGGCTATGCGGCGGAGAGCGCTAAAGCCCGGTTCGGCTACGTCGCCTTCAGCGGAAGCGTCGGCGGCAGCGGCGTTCGGCATGCCTATGCGCCGTTGCCGGGATTCGTGAACGCGGCGGACGACGAAGCCGGCGAGGCCTTGAAGCTCGGCATCGCGCAGGCCGGTGAGGAAGGCGCCGTCGTGAAGAATTTTGGAGCGTGCAAGAAGCTCTCTTATCTCGTCAGCGTCCCGAAGAGCGGGACCTACAACTTCCATTTTCGGGTCGCGCCCGGGTCGGATGGCGTGAAATTCCGCCTGAAGGACGGGGATACCGAAGTGATCCCGGCAATTGAAGTGCCTGCCGGTAAAACCGGCGAATGGGTAACGGTATCCGCGGTCGGTATGAAATTAGAAGCCGGCTATCAACGGCTGACGCTCGAAGTCGACAAGGGCTCGATGGATTTCGCGAAGATGGAGACCGCGGCTTATGCCCCGGTTACCGCCGTGAAGGATGACTTCGAGGACAAGAACGATTTCGGTTGGACGCGTTACGAAGGCGGTTGGTCCGTGAAACAAGGCCAGCTTCGCGCCTCGTCGCTGCAACCCGCGAAGACGGTAATCGGCGACTACGGTTGGACCGATTATTCCGTGGAAGCGGACCTCACCGTGCCGGAGGACGGCGGGCAAACCGGACTGCTCGTCCGGGTCGCCAATCCGGCGAACGGCATGGATCAGAATCAGAACCGCGACGATTTCCTGCAGGGCTACTTCGTCTACGTGGACGCGAAGGGCATCCATCTCGTCAAACACGATTACGACACGGTTCCGCTGGCGGATGCTGCATTCGCGACGCCGAAGCCCGGCGAGATGGTGCATCTGAAGGTCCTGGCTGAGGGCAGCCGGCTCACGGTCTATGCCGGGGACGGCGGCAAACCGGTTCTCGAGTATGAGGACAAGAGCGGGCGCGCGTTCCTGCAGGGCAAAGCCGGATTGAAATCGGTCGGCACCGCGTCGAGGTTCGACAAGGTGCGGATTGAACCCGCGGGAGGCAAGCCTTAA
- a CDS encoding family 43 glycosylhydrolase, with amino-acid sequence MKDGKKTGEATFYNPIMKSGADPWVVRKDGYYYYMHTVGNAIQLWKSNSLTDLAAAETATVWQPSGGGPASSDIWAPELHWIQGKWYIYFAADDGSNETHRMYVLQSETDDALGAYKEMGQITDPTDKWAIDGTVLTKKDGSLYFVWSGWEGDENVTQKLYIAPMSNPYTISGNRVEISKPELAWETIGQPTVNEGPEVLVSDKKINIVYSASGSWTDDYTLGLLSADPDSNLLDPASWKKHPEPAFAKTDDVFGPGHASFVKSPDGKEDWIVYHAAKTAGAGWDRNVRIQPFQWNDDGTPNFGKPVSTRTALALPSGENGRVRLEAEEAKLEGLLVKDREDASGGKTVGSDKDGARSATFNIEVEKDGLYTLALRYLNEGAVVEQLTVTVNGKLKVDVSLDAGFNGEWSNDYIPVPLKKGSNEVKFSGGDSWLSLDAIDVLPPQTKP; translated from the coding sequence ATGAAAGACGGCAAGAAGACCGGGGAGGCAACCTTCTATAACCCGATCATGAAAAGTGGGGCGGATCCATGGGTGGTCCGGAAGGATGGCTATTATTACTACATGCATACCGTCGGCAATGCGATCCAACTGTGGAAATCGAATTCGCTGACGGATCTCGCGGCGGCGGAAACGGCGACCGTGTGGCAGCCATCCGGCGGAGGACCGGCTTCGTCGGACATCTGGGCGCCGGAGCTCCATTGGATCCAGGGCAAATGGTACATCTATTTCGCGGCGGACGACGGCAGCAACGAAACCCATCGGATGTACGTGCTGCAATCCGAAACCGACGACGCGCTCGGCGCCTACAAAGAAATGGGCCAGATCACCGACCCGACCGACAAATGGGCGATCGACGGCACCGTGCTGACCAAGAAAGACGGCTCGCTGTACTTCGTCTGGTCCGGCTGGGAAGGCGACGAAAACGTCACCCAAAAGCTTTACATCGCGCCGATGAGCAACCCGTATACGATCAGCGGGAACCGGGTCGAAATTTCGAAACCGGAATTGGCGTGGGAAACGATCGGGCAGCCGACGGTCAACGAAGGGCCGGAGGTGCTGGTTTCCGACAAGAAAATCAACATCGTTTATTCGGCCAGCGGAAGCTGGACGGACGACTACACGCTTGGATTGCTGTCGGCCGATCCGGACAGCAACCTGCTGGATCCGGCTTCGTGGAAGAAGCACCCCGAGCCGGCATTCGCCAAAACGGACGACGTATTCGGTCCGGGCCACGCCTCGTTCGTGAAATCGCCGGACGGCAAAGAGGATTGGATCGTCTACCATGCGGCCAAGACGGCAGGCGCCGGCTGGGACCGGAACGTGCGCATCCAGCCGTTCCAATGGAACGACGACGGCACGCCGAACTTCGGCAAGCCGGTTTCGACCCGGACGGCGCTGGCCTTGCCTTCCGGCGAGAACGGCCGCGTGCGGCTGGAAGCGGAAGAAGCGAAGCTGGAAGGCCTGCTGGTGAAGGATCGCGAGGACGCCTCCGGAGGCAAAACGGTCGGCAGCGATAAGGACGGCGCCCGCTCGGCCACCTTCAACATCGAAGTCGAAAAGGACGGCTTGTACACGCTCGCGCTGCGTTATTTGAATGAAGGCGCGGTCGTGGAGCAGCTCACGGTGACGGTGAACGGCAAACTCAAAGTCGACGTTTCGCTGGACGCCGGTTTCAACGGCGAATGGTCGAACGATTACATTCCGGTTCCCCTTAAGAAGGGAAGCAATGAAGTGAAATTCAGCGGCGGGGATTCCTGGCTTTCGCTCGACGCGATCGACGTGCTGCCCCCGCAAACCAAACCATAA